In the Setaria italica strain Yugu1 chromosome VI, Setaria_italica_v2.0, whole genome shotgun sequence genome, one interval contains:
- the LOC101765067 gene encoding fasciclin-like arabinogalactan protein 7, with the protein MMGFKAGIFTVTMLVIVLSSPAIAQKAKSPPAPASPILPPSPAPAPAPHHVDLADLLSVAGPFHTFLDYLQKTNVIETFQNQANNTKEGITVFVPKDSAFAALKKTTFANLTQDQLKSLILYHAFPKYYSLAEFNKLSTLNPVTTFAGSQYTLNITYDMGTVQVESMWSNPKISSSVYSTRPVAVYEVNKVLLPMQIFKSDPPLAPAPAPAPDAKASDVAPSPTSGKAASAKAKAEEKNSSYQVSVSIVNYLVLAVSGGLMLLW; encoded by the coding sequence ATGATGGGGTTCAAAGCCGGAATTTTTACTGTGACCATGCTAGTCATTGTGCTCTCCTCACCAGCAATTGCTCAGAAGGCCAAGAGTCCTCCTGCTCCAGCATCCCCAATCCTTCCACCTTccccggcaccggcaccggcgccaCACCATGTCGACCTCGCAGACCTCCTCAGTGTGGCCGGTCCATTCCACACCTTCTTGGACTACCTGCAAAAGACCAATGTCATCGAAACCTTTCAAAACCAGGCAAACAACACCAAAGAGGGCATCACTGTCTTTGTTCCCAAGGATTCTGCATTCGCCGCACTCAAGAAGACTACATTCGCCAACCTCACCCAGGACCAGCTCAAGTCCCTGATCCTATACCACGCATTCCCCAAGTACTACTCCTTGGCTGAGTTCAACAAGCTGAGCACCCTCAATCCGGTGACCACCTTCGCTGGCTCACAGTACACGCTGAACATTACTTATGACATGGGCACCGTCCAAGTGGAGTCGATGTGGTCCAACCCAAAGATCAGCAGCAGTGTGTACTCAACCCGCCCGGTTGCAGTGTATGAGGTCAACAAGGTTCTCCTGCCAATGCAAATCTTCAAGAGCGACCCCCCGCTTGCTCCAGCCCCTGCTCCTGCACCAGATGCCAAGGCCTCTGATGTCGCTCCCAGCCCAACCTCAGGGAAAGCCGCGAGTGCAAAGGCGAAGGCGGAGGAGAAGAATTCATCGTACCAAGTCAGTGTCAGCATCGTCAATTACTTGGTCCTTGCTGTCTCAGGTGGCTTGATGCTCTTGTGGTGA
- the LOC101765460 gene encoding uncharacterized protein LOC101765460: MSVEILDGSTVRSFVEDEGAFNSSVDGRFAALDADHDGLLSYEEMAGELMSLRVLEKHFGVDEAALEPDELAMLYRGLFARFDRDGSGDVDRNEFRAEMKEVMLAVANGLGFLPVQMVVEEGSFLKIAVDRELGQLAKAA, translated from the coding sequence ATGAGCGTGGAGATCCTGGACGGGAGCACGGTCCGGAGCTTCGTGGAGGACGAGGGCGCCTTCAACTCCTCCGTGGACGGCCGGTTCGCCGCGCTGGACGCCGACCACGACGGCCTGCTCTCATACGAGGAGATGGCCGGGGAGCTCATGAGCCTCAGGGTCCTCGAGAAGCACTTCGGCGTGGACGAGGCAGCTCTGGAGCCGGATGAGCTCGCCATGCTCTACCGAGGCCTGTTCGCGCGGTTCGACAGGGACGGCAGCGGAGACGTGGACCGGAACGAGTTCCGGGCGGAGATGAAGGAGGTGATGCTCGCCGTGGCCAACGGGCTCGGCTTCCTCCCCGTGCAGATGGTCGTCGAGGAGGGCAGCTTCCTCAAGATCGCCGTCGACAGGGAGCTCGGACAGCTCGCCAAAGCTGCATAA
- the LOC101771405 gene encoding LOW QUALITY PROTEIN: fasciclin-like arabinogalactan protein 7 (The sequence of the model RefSeq protein was modified relative to this genomic sequence to represent the inferred CDS: deleted 1 base in 1 codon; substituted 2 bases at 2 genomic stop codons), giving the protein MVFNEVIFTTAVLDIAFSSPAVAHKIKNPAAPQSPIDPPSLVYRVDLADLLSMASPFQTFLNYLQKTNVIETFXSXANNTKAGITIFVPKDSAFASLKKNTLARLTKDQIKSLLLYHTLRKFYSLPELSKLSRRNLVAIFAGSRYTLNLTDDIGSITVMSVRSNTKMINALYARAPVAVYEVDKVFLPMQIFKSQPTLMMAPGWD; this is encoded by the exons ATGGTGTTCAATGAAGTCATTTTTACCACGGCTGTCCTAGACATTGCGTTCTCCTCACCAGCAGTTGCTCACAAGATCAAGAATCCAGCTGCTCCTCAGTCCCCGATCGATCCACCATCCCTAGTGTACCGTGTTGACCTTGCTGATCTCCTCAGCATGGCCAGTCCATTCCAAACTTTCCTG AACTACCTGCAAAAGACCAATGTCATCGAAACTTTTTAGAGTTAGGCGAACAACACCAAAGCGGGCATCACCATCTTCGTCCCTAAGGACTCCGCGTTCGCATCGCTGAAGAAGAACACCCTTGCCAGACTCACCAAGGACCAGATCAAGTCCCTGCTCCTGTACCACACGCTCCGCAAGTTCTACTCCCTGCCTGAGCTTAGCAAGCTCAGCAGGCGCAACCTTGTGGCCATCTTCGCCGGCTCACGGTACACGCTCAACCTCACCGACGACATTGGCAGTATCACAGTGATGTCGGTGAGGTCTAACACGAAGATGATCAATGCCTTGTATGCGAGAGCTCCAGTTGCGGTGTACGAGGTCGACAAGGTATTCCTGCCAATGCAAATCTTCAAGAGCCAGCCCACGCTGATGATGGCCCCTGGTTGGGACTAA
- the LOC101765869 gene encoding uncharacterized protein LOC101765869 — protein MSVEILDGSTVRSFVEDESAFNSSVDGRFAALDADHDGLLSYEEMAGELMSLRVLEKHFGVDEAAIEPHELGALYHGLFSKFDRDGSGEVDRDEFRAEMREVMLAVANGLGFLPVQMVIEEGSFLKVAVDRELGQLAKAA, from the coding sequence ATGAGCGTGGAGATCCTTGACGGCAGCACGGTCCGGAGCTTCGTGGAGGACGAGAGCGCCTTCAACTCGTCGGTGGACGGCCGGTTCGCCGCGCTGGACGCCGACCACGACGGCCTGCTCTCCTACGAGGAGATGGCCGGAGAGCTCATGAGCCTCCGGGTGCTCGAGAAGCACTTCGGCGTGGACGAGGCCGCGATTGAGCCCCACGAGCTCGGGGCGCTGTACCACGGCCTGTTCTCGAAGTTCGACAGggacggcagcggcgaggtGGACCGTGACGAGTTCCGTGCGGAGATGAGGGAGGTGATGCTCGCTGTGGCCAACGGGCTCGGCTTCCTCCCCGTGCAGATGGTCATCGAGGAAGGCAGCTTCCTCAAGGTGGCCGTCGACAGGGAGCTCGGCCAGCTCGCCAAAGCTGCGTAA
- the LOC101766283 gene encoding serine--glyoxylate aminotransferase — protein MADYVYGPGRTHLFVPGPVNIPDPVIRAMNRQNEDYRSPAVPVLTKILLEDVKKIFKTTTGTPFIIPTTGTGAWESALTNTLSPGDRIVSFLIGQFSLLWIDQQQRLGFNVDVVESDWGRGADLDVLEAKLRQDTAHTIKAIAIVHNETATGVTNDLATVRKLLDTYRHPALILVDGVSSICALDFRMDEWGVDVALTGSQKALSMPTGLGIVCASPKALEASKTAKSVRVFFDWNDYLKSYKIGSYWPYTPSIQLLYGLRAALDLLFLEGLDNVFKRHKRLGTATRLAVEAWGLKNCTQKEEWFSDTVTAVVVPPYIDSGEIVKHAWKRYNLSLGLGLNKVAGKVFRIGHLGNLNELQLLGCLSGVEMVLKDVGYPVKLGSGVAAAAAYLSNSTPLIPSRI, from the exons ATGGCGGACTACGTGTACGGCCCTGGGCGGACCCACCTGTTCGTCCCGGGCCCGGTGAACATCCCGGACCCCGTCATCCGCGCCATGAACCGCCAGAACGAGGACTACCGCTCGCCGGCCGTGCCCGTCCTCACCAAGATCCTCCTCGAGGACGTAAAAAAGATCTTCAAGACCACCACCGGCACCCCCTTCATCATCCCGACCACCG GGACGGGCGCGTGGGAGAGTGCGCTGACGAACACGCTGTCACCGGGTGACCGCATCGTGTCGTTCCTGATCGGCCAGTTCAGCCTGCTATGGATcgaccagcagcagcgcctggGCTTCAACGTGGACGTGGTGGAGAGCGACTGGGGCCGGGGCGCCGACCTCGACGTCCTCGAGGCCAAGCTCCGCCAGGACACGGCCCACACCATCAAGGCCATCGCCATCGTCCACAACGAGACCGCCACCGGCGTCACCAACGACCTCGCCACCGTCCGCAAGCTCCTCG ACACGTACCGGCACCCGGCGCTGATTCTGGTGGACGGCGTGTCGTCCATCTGCGCGCTGGACTTCCGCATGGACGAGTGGGGCGTGGACGTGGCGCTGACGGGGTCGCAGAAGGCGCTGTCGATGCCGACGGGGCTGGGCATCGTGTGCGCCAGCCCCAAGGCGCTGGAGGCGAGCAAGACGGCCAAGTCCGTGCGCGTCTTCTTCGACTGGAACGACTACCTCAAGTCCTACAAGATTGGCTCCTACTGGCCCTACACGCCCTCCATCCAGCTCCTCTACGGCCTGCGCGCCGCGCTCGACCTCCTCTTCTTGGAAGGCCTCGACAACGTCTTCAAGAGGCACAAACGCCTCGGCACCGCCACCAG GCTGGCAGTGGAGGCGTGGGGGCTCAAGAACTGCACCCAGAAGGAGGAGTGGTTCAGCGACACGGTCACCGCCGTCGTCGTGCCGCCCTATATCGACAGCGGCGAGATCGTCAAGCACGCCTGGAAGCGGTACAACCTCAGCCTCGGGCTCGGCCTCAACAAGGTCGCCGGGAAGGTGTTCAGGATTGGCCATCTCGGCAACCTCAACGAG CTGCAACTGCTGGGGTGCCTGAGCGGGGTGGAGATGGTGCTCAAGGACGTGGGCTACCCGGTGAAGCtcggcagcggcgtggcggccgcggcggcgtacCTGTCGAATTCCACGCCTCTGATCCCGTCCAGGATCTGA